A genomic segment from Bradyrhizobium sp. CB1015 encodes:
- a CDS encoding KTSC domain-containing protein: MVRALIFLLAQLAGTPIVSEAVETGEHRLVDLRTFECWDITRSTLLQRVCYDRAQLDLIVASNGAYRRYCGVTADMVERLLGAPSMGQFFNRNIRREAAGSRYDCT, encoded by the coding sequence ATGGTCAGGGCCCTGATCTTTCTGCTGGCACAGCTCGCGGGTACGCCGATCGTGTCAGAGGCGGTCGAGACCGGCGAACACCGCCTGGTCGATCTCCGGACATTCGAATGCTGGGACATCACCCGCAGCACGCTGCTTCAGCGGGTCTGTTACGATCGCGCGCAGCTGGACCTGATCGTCGCGAGCAACGGCGCCTATCGCCGCTATTGCGGCGTGACGGCCGACATGGTCGAACGCCTCCTCGGCGCGCCGTCCATGGGCCAGTTCTTCAACCGGAATATCAGGCGCGAGGCGGCCGGCAGCCGCTACGATTGCACCTAA
- the fabZ gene encoding 3-hydroxyacyl-ACP dehydratase FabZ, with protein MTAESPVKFELVDINAILQTLPHRFPMLLIDRVINIRADYSGIGIKNVTFNEPAFQGHFPERPVYPGVMMIEAMAQTAGVIGIKSVEGTEKPRAVYFLTIDKCKFRKPVLPGDTIEYHMRSLGRRKTMWWFHGDAKVNGQVVAEADVGAMLTD; from the coding sequence ATGACGGCGGAATCACCTGTTAAGTTCGAGCTGGTGGATATCAATGCAATCCTCCAGACGCTGCCGCACCGCTTTCCGATGCTGCTGATCGACCGCGTGATCAACATCCGCGCCGATTACAGCGGCATCGGCATCAAGAACGTCACCTTCAACGAGCCGGCGTTCCAGGGGCATTTCCCCGAGCGTCCGGTCTATCCCGGCGTCATGATGATCGAGGCGATGGCGCAGACCGCGGGCGTGATCGGCATCAAGTCGGTCGAGGGCACCGAGAAGCCGCGGGCGGTCTATTTCCTCACCATCGACAAGTGCAAGTTTCGCAAGCCCGTGCTGCCCGGCGACACGATCGAGTATCACATGCGCTCGCTCGGCCGCCGCAAGACCATGTGGTGGTTTCACGGCGATGCCAAGGTCAACGGGCAGGTCGTCGCCGAAGCCGATGTCGGCGCCATGCTGACCGATTGA
- the lpxD gene encoding UDP-3-O-(3-hydroxymyristoyl)glucosamine N-acyltransferase has translation MAQPTFFTKPPATALADIATLTKAQLVDPARGGHLITGLASLDEAGPMHLAFFDNLKYADQLRATKAGACLVSPRFEAEVPEHVAVLRVAQPFRAFVRIAREWHADALRPQSWVGNDGIAPSAIIDPTARLEDGVIVDPLAVIGPDVEIGSGTVIGVGAVIGPGVKIGRDCNVGARTAIQCALIGNNVLIHPGCSIGQDGYGFIFFGPEGHLKVPQTGRVLIQNDVEVGANTTIDRGSLRDTVIGEGTKIDNQVQIGHNVTIGRHCLLAAQIGLAGSLTIGDNVALGAKVGINNHLKIGDGAQVTAMSAVKDDIPPGGRWGGHFAKPTKQWFKEIIAVERLVRDSKADPKDEGRE, from the coding sequence ATGGCGCAGCCGACCTTCTTCACAAAGCCGCCTGCCACAGCGTTGGCCGACATTGCCACGCTGACCAAGGCGCAGCTGGTCGACCCCGCAAGGGGCGGCCACCTCATCACGGGCCTTGCTTCGCTCGACGAAGCGGGTCCGATGCATCTGGCGTTCTTCGACAACCTCAAATACGCCGATCAGCTCAGGGCGACCAAGGCGGGGGCCTGTCTGGTCAGTCCGCGCTTTGAGGCCGAGGTGCCCGAACATGTGGCCGTGCTGCGCGTGGCGCAGCCGTTCCGGGCCTTCGTCCGGATCGCGCGGGAATGGCACGCGGATGCGCTGCGGCCGCAATCCTGGGTCGGCAACGACGGCATTGCGCCGTCGGCCATCATCGATCCTACGGCCCGGCTCGAGGACGGCGTGATCGTCGATCCGCTGGCCGTGATCGGCCCGGACGTCGAGATCGGCAGCGGCACCGTGATCGGGGTCGGAGCGGTGATCGGCCCCGGCGTCAAGATCGGCCGGGATTGCAATGTCGGCGCACGTACCGCGATCCAGTGCGCCCTGATCGGCAACAACGTGCTGATCCATCCCGGCTGCTCGATCGGCCAGGACGGCTACGGCTTCATCTTCTTCGGCCCCGAGGGCCATCTGAAGGTGCCGCAGACCGGGCGGGTGCTGATCCAGAATGATGTCGAGGTCGGCGCCAACACCACGATCGACCGGGGGTCCTTGCGCGACACCGTGATCGGCGAAGGGACCAAAATCGACAATCAGGTCCAGATCGGCCACAATGTGACGATTGGACGGCACTGCCTGCTGGCGGCCCAGATCGGCCTCGCCGGCAGCCTGACCATCGGCGACAACGTGGCGCTCGGAGCGAAGGTTGGCATCAACAATCACCTCAAGATCGGCGACGGGGCACAGGTGACGGCGATGAGCGCGGTCAAGGACGACATTCCGCCGGGCGGCCGCTGGGGCGGGCATTTCGCCAAGCCGACCAAGCAATGGTTCAAGGAGATCATCGCGGTGGAGCGCCTGGTACGCGACAGCAAGGCCGATCCGAAGGACGAGGGACGGGAATGA
- the bamA gene encoding outer membrane protein assembly factor BamA produces MKFGLRLRGGLLATLILFGAPVVAPVGAVFVSSSALAQTVQSISVEGNRRVEVETIRSYFKPGPGGRLDQAAIDDGLKALIETGLFQDVRINRGSGGQLIVSVVENPVIGRIAFEGNKKIKDEQLTAEVQSKARGTFSRAMVQSDTLRIAEIYRRSGRYDVRVTPEIIEQPNNRVDLIFTIEEGVKTGVKSIEFVGNNAFSSYRLRDVIKTRETNLLSFLGSGDVYDPDRVEADRDLIRRFYLKNGFADVQVVAALTEYDPEKKGFNVTFKIEEGAQYRVGAVDFRTSIPNFDPSSMRAYSRVNVGSLYNVESVEKSVEEMQIEASRRGYAFAVVRPGGDRNFEAHTVSVVFNVDEGPRTYIERINLRGNTRTRDYVIRREFDISEGDAYNRALVDRAERRLKNLDYFKSVKITTEPGSSSDRVILIVDMEEKSTGDFSVSGGYSTTDGALAEVSIAERNLLGRGLFAKASVTYGQYARGYSLSFVEPYLLDYRVALGLDLYQREQKSNSYISYGTKTLGFSPRLGFSLREDLSLQLRYSIYRQEITLPSSLANCNNVLGSSAFNPSPAFAASQTPPIDLSSTGGLGCYYDGEASLPVRKELANGKTLTSALGYTLTYNTLDNNKNPTDGLLVDFRQDFAGVGGDVSYLKSVVDAKYYTPLVSDIVGLVRVQGGMLNKIGSDLRMLDHFQMGPNLVRGFAPNGIGPRDLNPFGTQDALGGTKYWGASLELQMPFWFLPKEVGLKGAVYADAGGLYDYKGPTSWTATNEVNAPGCIPSTVNPSSAGTCTGLVYDDSKVVRSSVGVGVIWQSPFGPLRFDYAVPLSKGKYDRTQEFRFGGGTTF; encoded by the coding sequence ATGAAGTTTGGACTGCGACTCCGGGGGGGCTTGCTCGCAACCCTGATCTTGTTCGGCGCGCCGGTGGTTGCCCCGGTTGGGGCTGTTTTCGTGTCTTCGTCTGCGCTCGCTCAGACCGTTCAGTCGATTTCCGTCGAGGGGAATCGCCGCGTCGAGGTGGAGACGATCCGCTCCTATTTCAAGCCGGGCCCGGGCGGCCGGCTGGATCAGGCCGCCATCGACGACGGCCTCAAGGCGTTGATCGAGACCGGCCTGTTCCAGGACGTCAGGATCAACCGCGGTTCCGGCGGCCAGCTGATCGTCTCGGTGGTGGAAAACCCGGTGATCGGCCGCATCGCCTTCGAGGGCAACAAGAAGATCAAGGACGAGCAGCTCACGGCTGAAGTCCAGTCCAAGGCCCGCGGCACCTTCTCCCGCGCCATGGTGCAGTCCGACACGCTCCGAATCGCCGAAATCTACCGCCGCTCGGGCCGCTACGACGTTCGCGTCACGCCCGAGATCATCGAGCAGCCCAACAATCGCGTCGACCTGATCTTCACGATCGAGGAGGGCGTCAAGACCGGGGTCAAGTCGATCGAGTTCGTCGGCAACAATGCTTTCTCGTCCTACCGCCTCCGTGACGTGATCAAGACGCGCGAAACGAATCTGCTGAGCTTTCTCGGCAGCGGTGACGTCTACGATCCCGATCGCGTCGAAGCCGATCGCGATCTGATCCGCCGATTCTATCTCAAGAACGGTTTCGCCGACGTGCAGGTCGTCGCGGCGCTCACCGAGTACGATCCGGAAAAGAAGGGCTTCAACGTCACCTTCAAGATCGAGGAAGGCGCGCAATACCGCGTCGGCGCGGTCGATTTCCGCACCTCTATCCCGAACTTCGATCCGAGCTCGATGCGCGCCTATTCGCGCGTCAATGTCGGCTCGCTCTACAACGTCGAATCGGTCGAGAAGTCGGTCGAGGAGATGCAGATCGAGGCCTCCCGCCGCGGCTATGCCTTCGCCGTGGTCCGGCCGGGCGGCGACCGCAACTTCGAAGCGCACACCGTGTCGGTCGTGTTCAACGTCGACGAGGGCCCGCGCACCTATATCGAGCGCATCAACCTGCGCGGCAACACCCGCACGCGCGACTACGTGATCCGCCGTGAGTTCGACATCTCGGAAGGCGACGCCTACAACCGCGCGCTGGTCGACCGCGCCGAGCGGCGCCTGAAGAACCTCGACTATTTCAAGAGCGTGAAGATCACGACCGAGCCGGGCTCCTCGAGCGACCGCGTCATCCTGATCGTCGACATGGAAGAGAAATCGACCGGCGACTTCTCGGTCTCGGGCGGTTACTCCACCACCGACGGCGCGCTGGCCGAAGTCTCGATCGCCGAGCGCAACCTGCTCGGTCGCGGCCTGTTCGCCAAGGCGTCGGTGACCTATGGCCAGTACGCCCGCGGCTACTCGCTGTCGTTCGTCGAGCCGTATCTGCTCGACTACCGCGTCGCGCTCGGCCTCGACCTCTATCAGCGTGAGCAGAAGTCCAACAGCTACATCTCCTACGGCACCAAGACGCTCGGCTTCTCGCCGCGCCTCGGCTTCTCCTTGCGTGAAGATCTCTCGCTCCAGCTGCGCTACTCGATCTATCGGCAAGAGATCACGCTGCCGAGCTCCTTGGCCAACTGTAACAACGTCCTTGGTTCGTCTGCTTTCAACCCCAGCCCGGCCTTCGCCGCGTCTCAGACGCCGCCGATTGATCTGAGCTCGACCGGCGGCCTCGGCTGTTACTACGACGGCGAAGCCTCGCTGCCGGTGCGCAAGGAGCTCGCCAACGGCAAGACGCTGACCTCGGCGCTCGGCTACACGCTGACCTACAACACGCTGGACAACAACAAGAACCCGACCGACGGTCTGCTCGTCGACTTCCGGCAGGACTTCGCCGGCGTCGGCGGCGACGTCTCCTATCTGAAGTCGGTCGTCGACGCGAAGTACTACACGCCGCTCGTCTCCGACATCGTCGGTCTCGTCCGCGTGCAAGGCGGCATGCTGAACAAGATCGGCAGCGATCTGCGCATGCTCGACCACTTCCAGATGGGCCCGAACCTCGTCCGTGGCTTTGCCCCGAACGGCATCGGTCCGCGCGACTTGAACCCCTTCGGCACGCAGGATGCGCTCGGCGGCACCAAGTATTGGGGTGCTTCGCTCGAATTGCAGATGCCGTTCTGGTTCCTGCCGAAGGAAGTTGGTCTGAAGGGTGCGGTCTATGCCGACGCCGGCGGCCTCTACGACTACAAGGGACCGACGAGCTGGACCGCCACCAACGAGGTCAACGCGCCGGGCTGTATCCCGTCGACCGTCAACCCGTCGAGCGCGGGGACCTGCACCGGCCTCGTGTATGACGACAGCAAGGTCGTCCGCTCGTCGGTCGGTGTCGGCGTGATCTGGCAGTCGCCGTTCGGACCGCTGCGCTTCGACTACGCCGTGCCGCTCAGCAAGGGCAAGTACGACCGCACGCAGGAGTTCCGGTTCGGCGGCGGCACCACGTTCTAG
- the rseP gene encoding RIP metalloprotease RseP gives MIDFFVHSFNTLSHGLLGYAVPFLFVLTIVVFIHELGHFLVARWAGVRVLTFSLGFGPELVGFNDRHGTRWKISAIPLGGYVKFFGDESEASTPSAQTLASMTAEERAGSFHHKKVGPRAAIVAAGPIANFILGALIFAGMALYYGKPSTIARVDGVVADGAAAAAGFKVGDVVVQIDGKPIESFADMQRIVAMNAGSALTFQVRRDGAIVSLTATPALLERKDPFGNSHRLGVLGVEHKSQAGEASTTPVGVGEALKIGVEQVWFIITSTFKFLGSLFVGQGNPNEVSGVLGIAKMSGQAASAGFQFVINLCAVLSVSIGLLNLFPIPLLDGGHLMFYAAEVVRGRPLSERTQEMGFRIGLGLVLMLMVFATYNDILRMAAS, from the coding sequence ATGATCGACTTTTTCGTCCATAGTTTCAATACGTTGAGCCATGGGCTCCTCGGTTACGCGGTTCCCTTCCTGTTTGTCCTGACCATCGTCGTGTTCATCCACGAGCTCGGCCATTTCCTGGTCGCGCGCTGGGCGGGCGTGCGCGTGTTAACCTTTTCGCTCGGCTTCGGCCCCGAGCTGGTCGGCTTCAACGACCGCCATGGCACCCGCTGGAAGATCTCGGCGATCCCGCTCGGCGGCTACGTCAAGTTCTTCGGCGACGAGAGCGAGGCCTCGACCCCGTCGGCCCAGACGCTGGCTTCCATGACGGCCGAGGAGCGCGCCGGCAGCTTCCACCACAAGAAGGTCGGCCCCCGGGCGGCAATCGTCGCGGCCGGACCGATCGCCAATTTCATCCTGGGCGCGCTGATCTTCGCCGGAATGGCCCTCTATTACGGCAAGCCGAGCACGATCGCCCGGGTCGACGGTGTCGTCGCCGACGGCGCGGCGGCTGCGGCCGGCTTCAAGGTCGGCGACGTCGTCGTCCAGATCGACGGCAAGCCGATCGAGAGCTTTGCCGACATGCAGCGAATCGTTGCGATGAACGCCGGTTCGGCGCTTACCTTCCAGGTGAGGCGCGACGGTGCCATCGTCTCGCTGACCGCGACCCCGGCGCTGCTGGAGCGCAAGGACCCGTTCGGCAACAGTCATCGTCTCGGCGTTCTCGGTGTCGAGCACAAGTCGCAGGCTGGGGAGGCCTCGACAACCCCCGTCGGCGTCGGTGAAGCGCTCAAGATCGGCGTCGAGCAGGTCTGGTTCATCATCACCAGCACCTTCAAGTTCCTGGGTTCCCTGTTCGTCGGCCAGGGCAATCCGAACGAGGTCAGCGGGGTCCTCGGAATCGCGAAAATGTCGGGGCAGGCGGCCAGTGCCGGGTTCCAGTTCGTGATCAATCTCTGCGCGGTGCTGTCGGTCTCGATCGGCCTTTTGAACCTGTTCCCGATCCCGCTGCTCGATGGCGGCCACCTGATGTTCTATGCGGCCGAGGTGGTCCGGGGCCGGCCCCTGTCCGAGCGGACCCAGGAGATGGGGTTCCGAATCGGGCTTGGCCTCGTGCTGATGTTGATGGTGTTTGCGACCTACAACGACATCCTGCGGATGGCCGCTTCCTGA
- the dxr gene encoding 1-deoxy-D-xylulose-5-phosphate reductoisomerase: MSAVPLRNNRLAASDIRSVTVLGATGSIGDSTMDLLRASPERYRVEALTANGNVAALAKLAKEFNARYVAIADTSKLAELKAALAGTSTECGAGESAVIEAGARPADWVMAAVSGAAGLKPALAAVDRGAHVALANKECLVCAGDFFMQRAAKAGACILPADSEHNALFQALSSGNRDELVRVIITASGGPFRTWKPADIEQATLEQALKHPNWSMGQKITIDSASMMNKGLEVIEASYLFALSPDEIDVLVHPQSIIHGMVEFSDCSVVAQLGAPDMRTPIAHCLGWPDRIKGPAAKLDLAKIGQLTFEAPDFARFPGLRLAYESLRTGKGATTVYNAANEVAVAAFIAGKIRFGAIARLVEATLEDWIKGGNQAPLTSADDAISVDHVARNRAAALLPQIALKAS; the protein is encoded by the coding sequence ATGAGCGCCGTTCCCTTGCGTAACAACAGGCTCGCTGCGTCCGACATTCGCAGCGTCACAGTCCTCGGTGCCACCGGCTCGATCGGCGACAGCACGATGGACCTCTTGCGCGCCTCGCCCGAGCGCTACCGTGTCGAGGCGCTGACGGCGAACGGCAATGTCGCGGCGCTGGCCAAGCTCGCCAAGGAATTCAACGCGCGCTATGTCGCTATTGCCGACACCTCCAAGCTCGCCGAGCTCAAGGCTGCGCTCGCGGGCACCAGCACCGAATGCGGCGCCGGCGAAAGCGCGGTGATCGAGGCCGGCGCGCGTCCGGCCGACTGGGTGATGGCGGCGGTGAGCGGCGCTGCGGGCCTGAAGCCGGCGCTCGCCGCGGTCGATCGCGGCGCGCATGTCGCGCTCGCCAACAAGGAGTGCCTGGTCTGCGCCGGCGATTTCTTCATGCAGCGCGCGGCAAAAGCGGGCGCCTGCATCCTGCCGGCCGATTCCGAGCACAACGCGCTGTTCCAAGCGCTGAGCTCAGGCAATCGCGACGAGCTCGTCCGCGTCATCATCACGGCTTCCGGCGGCCCGTTCCGGACCTGGAAGCCTGCAGACATCGAGCAGGCGACGCTCGAGCAGGCCCTGAAGCATCCGAACTGGAGCATGGGCCAGAAGATCACGATCGATTCGGCCTCGATGATGAACAAGGGCCTCGAGGTGATCGAGGCGTCCTATCTGTTCGCGCTCTCGCCCGACGAGATCGACGTGCTGGTTCATCCGCAGTCGATCATCCACGGCATGGTCGAGTTTTCCGACTGCTCGGTGGTGGCCCAGCTCGGCGCGCCCGACATGAGAACGCCAATCGCCCATTGCCTGGGCTGGCCTGATCGCATCAAGGGCCCGGCGGCCAAGCTCGACCTCGCCAAGATCGGCCAGCTGACCTTCGAAGCCCCGGACTTCGCGCGCTTCCCCGGACTGCGGCTGGCCTACGAATCGCTCCGGACCGGGAAGGGCGCGACCACCGTCTACAACGCCGCCAACGAGGTCGCGGTCGCCGCTTTCATCGCCGGCAAGATCCGGTTCGGCGCGATCGCCCGGCTGGTCGAGGCGACCCTTGAGGATTGGATCAAAGGCGGCAACCAGGCGCCCCTGACGTCCGCCGACGATGCAATCTCTGTTGACCATGTTGCGCGAAATAGGGCTGCCGCCCTATTGCCTCAAATTGCCTTAAAGGCATCCTAG
- a CDS encoding phosphatidate cytidylyltransferase — translation MNEPDPASAGAKPAPSNLVMRVLAALVLAPLAIAIAYAGGWLWALLVTLVSIGLFAEWLMVVGAGSAALTGAGTVVIAMMGASVAFGALKTSVVTGLIGGAIVTLIARGKFLWAASGFAYASAALLASILLRKDLVNGFSALMFVLLVVWATDIGGYFAGRSIGGPKLWPRVSPKKTWAGALGGFAASLAVAAGFAACGIGKAVPLLLVGAVLSVVSQLGDLFESAVKRRFGVKDSSHLIPGHGGLMDRLDGFVAAILAAWIIGFFRHGVHSAGSGLMVW, via the coding sequence GTGAACGAACCCGATCCTGCATCGGCCGGCGCCAAGCCTGCACCGAGCAATCTGGTGATGCGGGTCCTCGCAGCGCTGGTGCTGGCGCCGCTGGCGATCGCGATCGCCTATGCCGGCGGCTGGCTGTGGGCGCTTCTCGTCACCCTGGTCTCGATCGGGCTGTTCGCGGAATGGCTGATGGTGGTCGGCGCTGGATCGGCCGCGCTGACCGGGGCAGGGACGGTCGTGATCGCCATGATGGGAGCCTCCGTCGCTTTTGGCGCGCTCAAGACCTCCGTCGTCACCGGCCTCATCGGCGGCGCGATCGTGACGCTGATCGCCCGGGGCAAGTTCTTGTGGGCGGCGAGCGGATTTGCCTACGCGTCGGCGGCGCTGCTGGCCTCGATCCTGCTGCGCAAGGATCTCGTCAACGGCTTCTCAGCGCTGATGTTTGTGCTGCTCGTGGTGTGGGCGACCGATATCGGCGGCTATTTCGCCGGACGCAGCATTGGTGGTCCGAAATTGTGGCCTCGCGTCAGCCCGAAAAAGACCTGGGCCGGCGCACTCGGCGGCTTTGCGGCGAGCCTTGCGGTCGCGGCCGGCTTTGCCGCCTGCGGGATCGGAAAAGCGGTTCCACTGCTGCTCGTCGGCGCGGTCCTGTCGGTGGTGTCGCAGCTCGGCGATCTCTTCGAATCCGCCGTGAAGCGGCGCTTCGGTGTCAAGGATTCCAGTCACTTAATTCCCGGCCATGGCGGGCTTATGGACCGTCTGGACGGCTTCGTCGCCGCCATCCTGGCGGCGTGGATTATCGGCTTTTTCCGCCACGGTGTGCATAGCGCCGGAAGCGGTCTTATGGTTTGGTGA
- a CDS encoding isoprenyl transferase, with protein MSNAAAPATEGPDRSEAPAHVAIIMDGNGRWAAARGLPRAEGHRRGVDALRRVVRASHELGIRYLTIFSFSSENWSRPASEIGDLFGLLRRFIRNDLASLHRDGVKVRIIGEREGLESDICALLNEAEELTRDNTRLTLVVAFNYGSRQEIAKAAQKLAREVAEGRRDPATIDAETLGAHLDAPDIPDPDLIIRTSGEQRLSNFLMWQAAYSELVFVPIHWPDFDKAALESAIAEFARRERRFGGLVAKTAS; from the coding sequence ATGTCCAACGCCGCCGCGCCCGCAACGGAAGGACCCGACAGGTCCGAGGCGCCTGCGCATGTCGCCATCATCATGGACGGCAACGGGCGTTGGGCGGCCGCGCGCGGTCTGCCGCGTGCGGAAGGGCATCGCCGCGGCGTGGACGCGCTGCGCCGCGTGGTGCGCGCCTCGCACGAGCTCGGCATCCGCTATCTCACCATCTTCTCGTTCTCGTCGGAGAACTGGTCGCGCCCGGCGAGCGAGATCGGCGATCTGTTCGGCCTGCTGCGGCGCTTCATTCGCAACGATCTGGCGAGCCTGCACCGCGACGGCGTCAAGGTCCGCATCATCGGCGAGCGCGAGGGGCTCGAGAGCGACATCTGCGCTTTGCTGAACGAGGCCGAGGAGCTGACGCGCGACAATACGCGACTGACGCTCGTCGTCGCCTTCAACTACGGCTCGCGGCAGGAGATCGCGAAGGCGGCGCAGAAGCTGGCCCGCGAGGTCGCGGAGGGCAGGCGGGATCCTGCCACGATCGACGCCGAGACGCTTGGCGCTCATCTCGACGCACCCGACATCCCCGATCCCGATCTCATCATCCGCACCAGCGGCGAGCAGCGCCTGTCGAACTTCCTGATGTGGCAGGCCGCCTATAGCGAGCTCGTGTTCGTGCCGATCCATTGGCCCGACTTCGACAAGGCGGCGCTGGAAAGCGCGATCGCCGAATTTGCCAGGCGCGAGCGCCGTTTCGGCGGCTTGGTCGCGAAGACCGCCTCGTGA
- the frr gene encoding ribosome recycling factor has product MATGNFDLNEVKRRMQGAVASLKHELGGLRTGRASASMLDPVQVEAYGSHMPLNQLATVSVPEPRLISVQVWDKSMVKAVEKAIVDSNLGLSPATEGQVLRLRIPELNEERRKELVKVAHKYAEAAKVAARHVRRDGLDVLKKLEKNHEMSEDDQKRHADEVQKATDGTIAEIDQLLAAKEKEILTV; this is encoded by the coding sequence ATGGCCACGGGTAATTTCGACCTCAACGAAGTGAAGCGCCGCATGCAGGGCGCCGTCGCCTCGCTCAAGCACGAGCTCGGCGGCCTGCGCACGGGACGCGCCTCGGCCTCGATGCTCGATCCGGTGCAGGTCGAGGCCTATGGCAGTCACATGCCGCTCAATCAGCTCGCCACCGTCAGCGTGCCGGAGCCGCGGCTGATCTCGGTGCAGGTCTGGGACAAGTCGATGGTCAAGGCCGTCGAGAAGGCGATCGTCGATTCCAATCTCGGCCTGTCGCCCGCGACCGAGGGCCAGGTGCTGCGCCTGCGCATACCCGAGCTCAACGAGGAGCGCCGCAAGGAGCTGGTGAAGGTCGCGCACAAATATGCCGAAGCCGCCAAGGTCGCCGCGCGCCACGTCCGCCGCGACGGTCTCGACGTGCTCAAGAAGCTCGAGAAGAATCACGAGATGTCGGAGGACGATCAGAAGCGTCACGCCGACGAGGTGCAGAAGGCGACCGACGGCACCATCGCCGAGATCGACCAGTTGCTGGCCGCCAAGGAAAAAGAAATCCTCACCGTTTAA
- the pyrH gene encoding UMP kinase, with translation MTDPVYRRVVIKLSGEYLAGQQGFGIDQPTVDRVADDLIAARHLGTEVAVVIGGGNMVRGVEVSSRGVSRTTGDTMGMLATIMNCLALEAAIERKGTPARTLSAFVMPEISELFTRAAAHKYLAEGRIVLLGGGTGNPFFTTDTTAVLRAAEIGAQAVLKATNVDGVYSADPKKDPTATRFDRLTHSQAIEGGYKVMDATAFALARETSLPIIVFSIAEPGSIGAILRGVGHGTIVAG, from the coding sequence ATGACTGATCCGGTCTATCGTCGCGTCGTGATCAAGCTGTCCGGCGAATATCTCGCGGGACAGCAAGGCTTTGGCATCGATCAGCCGACCGTCGACCGGGTTGCGGACGATCTGATCGCGGCCCGTCATCTCGGCACCGAGGTCGCGGTCGTGATCGGCGGCGGCAACATGGTCCGCGGCGTCGAGGTCTCCTCCCGCGGGGTGTCGCGCACCACCGGCGACACCATGGGCATGCTCGCCACCATCATGAACTGCCTCGCGCTGGAAGCGGCGATCGAGCGCAAGGGCACGCCGGCACGGACGTTGTCGGCTTTCGTCATGCCCGAGATTTCCGAGCTGTTCACCCGCGCCGCGGCACACAAATACCTGGCCGAGGGGCGGATCGTGCTGCTTGGCGGCGGGACCGGCAATCCGTTCTTCACCACCGACACGACCGCGGTGCTGCGGGCCGCCGAGATCGGCGCACAGGCGGTCCTGAAGGCCACCAATGTCGACGGGGTCTACTCGGCCGATCCGAAAAAGGATCCGACCGCCACGCGGTTCGACCGCCTGACGCATTCGCAGGCGATCGAGGGCGGTTACAAGGTGATGGATGCGACCGCCTTCGCGCTTGCCCGCGAGACATCGCTGCCTATCATCGTATTCTCGATCGCGGAGCCGGGCTCGATCGGCGCGATTCTGCGTGGCGTCGGCCACGGAACCATCGTCGCCGGCTGA
- the tsf gene encoding translation elongation factor Ts, whose amino-acid sequence MATITAAMVKDLRESTGAGMMDCKAALTETAGDMEAAQDWLRKKGLSKAAKKSGRVAAEGLIGALTKGTKGVVVEVNSETDFVARNGQFQGLVKMIAQVAFDVGADVEKIKAAKVGDVTVETAINDAIATIGENMTLRRAAQLEVSQGVVSHYVHGAVIEGAGKMGVIVALESPGKADELAALGRQIAMHVAAANPLALDPSGLDPAVVKREKDVLADKYRQQGKPENVIEKIVESGLKTYYKEVCLLEQAFIHDTGKSVAQAVKEAEGKVGGAVKIAGFVRYALGEGIEKQESDFAAEVAAASGKK is encoded by the coding sequence ATGGCAACGATCACAGCTGCGATGGTCAAGGACCTGCGCGAATCGACCGGCGCGGGCATGATGGACTGCAAGGCCGCGCTCACCGAGACCGCTGGCGACATGGAAGCGGCGCAGGACTGGCTGCGCAAGAAGGGTCTGTCGAAGGCCGCCAAGAAGTCGGGCCGCGTCGCGGCCGAGGGCCTGATCGGCGCGCTCACCAAGGGCACCAAGGGCGTCGTGGTCGAGGTCAATTCCGAGACCGACTTCGTCGCGCGCAACGGCCAGTTCCAGGGCCTGGTCAAGATGATCGCCCAGGTCGCGTTCGACGTCGGTGCCGACGTCGAGAAGATCAAGGCCGCCAAGGTCGGCGACGTCACGGTCGAAACCGCGATCAATGATGCGATCGCCACCATCGGCGAGAATATGACGCTGCGCCGCGCCGCCCAGCTCGAGGTGAGCCAGGGCGTGGTCTCGCACTACGTCCACGGTGCCGTCATCGAGGGCGCCGGCAAGATGGGGGTGATCGTGGCGCTGGAATCGCCGGGCAAGGCCGACGAGCTCGCAGCGCTCGGCCGCCAGATCGCGATGCATGTTGCGGCTGCCAACCCCCTGGCGCTCGATCCGTCCGGCCTCGATCCGGCCGTGGTCAAGCGCGAGAAGGACGTGCTGGCCGACAAGTACCGTCAGCAGGGCAAGCCCGAGAACGTGATCGAGAAGATCGTCGAGTCCGGCCTCAAGACCTACTACAAGGAAGTCTGCCTGCTCGAGCAGGCCTTCATCCACGACACCGGCAAGTCGGTGGCGCAGGCGGTGAAGGAGGCCGAGGGCAAGGTCGGCGGCGCTGTGAAGATCGCCGGCTTTGTGCGCTATGCTCTCGGCGAGGGAATCGAGAAGCAGGAAAGCGACTTCGCGGCCGAGGTCGCCGCGGCCAGCGGCAAGAAGTAA